From Paenibacillus sp. PK3_47, the proteins below share one genomic window:
- a CDS encoding LegC family aminotransferase, whose amino-acid sequence MSTMWQDIAVNVKGIYGVHSNVPLHEPTFGSLELEYVTDCIQSGWVSSVGKYVDQFEEKLAEYAGVRRAVAVVNGTAALHIALKIAGVQANEEVFMPALTFVATANAITYLQAVPHFVDVSKETLGIDPVKLAEHIKEIGERRDGYLVNRQTGRIIRAVLPMHTFGHPVELDALIEICHYYGLVMVEDAAESLGSYYKGKHTGGFGLVGALSFNGNKIITTGGGGAILTNDVELADYAKHITTTAKTPHRWEYQHDEVGYNYRLPNINAALGCAQLDKLPGFLASKRALTEKYRDLFQGIEGVDLFLEQPHNSSNYWLQTLLLDERLYDRDNVLEQLHAEGVMARPIWTPLDELTPYAGYPKADLSVTHQLKRQIINIPSTPLKGETDV is encoded by the coding sequence ATGAGTACAATGTGGCAGGATATTGCGGTAAATGTAAAGGGAATCTATGGTGTGCATTCAAATGTTCCCTTGCATGAACCGACATTTGGCTCACTCGAACTGGAATATGTAACCGACTGTATCCAGAGCGGTTGGGTATCGTCTGTAGGGAAGTATGTCGATCAGTTTGAAGAAAAACTGGCGGAATATGCAGGAGTACGTAGAGCAGTAGCTGTTGTTAATGGTACAGCTGCACTGCATATAGCCTTAAAAATAGCTGGTGTACAGGCTAATGAGGAAGTATTCATGCCTGCTCTTACATTTGTTGCAACAGCTAATGCAATCACTTATTTGCAGGCTGTTCCACACTTCGTCGATGTGTCTAAAGAGACTTTGGGTATAGATCCGGTGAAGCTGGCTGAGCATATCAAAGAGATTGGCGAGCGAAGAGATGGGTATCTTGTGAACAGACAGACAGGCAGGATCATTCGTGCTGTCCTGCCGATGCATACGTTCGGACATCCGGTCGAATTGGATGCTTTAATTGAAATCTGTCATTATTACGGTCTGGTTATGGTTGAAGATGCTGCAGAGTCATTGGGCTCTTACTATAAAGGTAAACATACAGGCGGATTTGGACTTGTGGGCGCGTTAAGCTTTAACGGTAACAAAATTATTACTACAGGTGGGGGAGGGGCAATTCTAACGAATGATGTGGAGCTTGCAGATTATGCCAAGCATATTACTACTACAGCCAAAACGCCCCACCGTTGGGAGTACCAGCATGATGAAGTTGGTTATAACTATAGACTGCCAAATATTAATGCTGCACTTGGTTGCGCCCAGTTAGATAAACTCCCGGGATTTTTGGCGTCCAAACGTGCACTGACAGAGAAGTACCGCGATTTATTCCAAGGCATTGAAGGTGTAGATTTGTTCCTGGAGCAACCGCATAATTCAAGCAACTATTGGTTGCAGACTCTGCTCTTGGATGAGCGGCTTTATGACAGGGATAACGTATTGGAACAACTGCATGCTGAGGGTGTAATGGCACGTCCGATTTGGACACCGTTAGA
- a CDS encoding NAD-dependent 4,6-dehydratase LegB: MMKMGKVLVTGADGFIGSHLTEKLVELGYDVKAFVYYNSFNSWGWLDHSRYQGEFEVFAGDIRDPFGIKTAMKNCDRVLHLASLIAIPYSYHSPDTYIDTNIKGTLNVLQAARELGVSKVVHTSTSEVYGTAQYVPIDEVHPLQGQSPYSASKIGADQMALSFYRSFDTPVAIIRPFNTYGPRQSARAVIPTIISQLAAGKEKIKLGAVSPTRDFNYVQDTVNGFISILNSDKAIGEVINIGSNYEISIGDTVALIAEVMGKKVEIETEEIRIRPEKSEVERLWADNVKAKQLLGWEPSYGGIAGLKRGLKETADWFGDKKHLSQYKESVYNI; encoded by the coding sequence ATGATGAAAATGGGAAAAGTACTGGTTACAGGTGCGGATGGTTTTATCGGGTCGCATTTAACAGAAAAGTTGGTTGAGTTAGGGTACGATGTTAAGGCCTTCGTGTACTATAATTCTTTTAATTCTTGGGGATGGCTGGATCATTCACGGTATCAAGGGGAGTTTGAAGTATTTGCTGGAGATATCCGTGATCCTTTTGGAATAAAGACAGCAATGAAAAACTGCGATAGAGTGCTACATCTAGCCTCGCTAATCGCGATACCATACTCTTACCATTCTCCTGATACCTATATTGATACCAACATCAAAGGTACTCTAAATGTACTACAAGCTGCCCGTGAGTTGGGTGTCTCCAAAGTTGTTCATACATCTACAAGTGAAGTGTATGGAACAGCACAATATGTGCCTATAGATGAGGTTCATCCACTGCAGGGACAATCACCATATTCTGCATCCAAGATTGGTGCCGATCAGATGGCACTCTCATTTTATCGCTCATTCGATACGCCGGTTGCAATTATTAGGCCATTTAATACGTATGGTCCCCGCCAGTCTGCGCGTGCAGTCATTCCGACCATTATTTCTCAGTTGGCAGCAGGCAAAGAAAAAATTAAGCTAGGTGCAGTGAGTCCAACAAGGGACTTCAATTACGTTCAAGATACGGTCAACGGATTCATTTCAATTTTGAACAGTGATAAGGCAATCGGAGAAGTGATAAATATAGGTAGCAATTATGAAATTTCTATTGGTGATACAGTTGCCTTGATCGCGGAGGTAATGGGGAAAAAGGTAGAGATTGAAACGGAAGAGATACGTATACGGCCAGAGAAAAGTGAAGTTGAAAGGCTTTGGGCAGATAATGTAAAAGCAAAACAGCTGCTGGGCTGGGAACCTTCTTATGGTGGTATTGCCGGATTAAAACGGGGATTGAAAGAAACAGCTGATTGGTTTGGAGATAAGAAGCATCTATCTCAGTATAAGGAATCGGTGTACAACATATGA
- a CDS encoding 6-hydroxymethylpterin diphosphokinase MptE-like protein, with protein MVDVLNSNIDILSNNPKYTIGMPDTSKIKQVVSDTDDSGNEILFIDNKAYVQKCEFDDSNQPNSFKRELIFVIGIYSVEEIRKLISMVNNQSLIVIIEPNTSVFNYTLHNKDLSFFESPNIYLYADNLDNLPSFLDMFFLSDAIFYLKNIKFYFTYFYREHGIDSSIAIVRMIKEMVGYKGLMYGNSVEDSLIGFRHHMKNLKHLSRSKDISLLKNAMRNVPAVVVAAGPSLNKNIKELLQLKDKAIIIAVDTIAQRLCNEGIIPDFICSIERGIETYTYFYEGKTYPVESALVGPLVLYPQIFEEYPGELVIPMRERVGEFIWLKEILELKGDYTISIGLSCAHVALGVAEHLGASPIILVGQDLAYGTSEEETHAGGTIYDDKELADSLTPVMKTLKTEGYNGGEVATTEIWNAFRTWLEIEIVNKRLRVINATEGGARIDNTEQMPLHEVNDQFCNDRIKPVAEVLKEIANYPLSGSHMQQVIKEQYKYFLELKQQFEKQRKTVKRLKLSKYTPESDLKLALDKIDQTEKFFNIVLNNWLLRHLLQPATINSVWNLYQIELVATPDNVITAKDVNLGFLDISVYVLSEIVSILETTAKELQS; from the coding sequence ATGGTTGACGTTTTAAACAGTAATATAGACATCTTGTCTAATAATCCTAAATATACAATTGGAATGCCGGACACAAGTAAGATTAAGCAGGTAGTAAGTGATACAGATGATTCAGGGAATGAAATATTATTTATCGATAACAAGGCATACGTGCAAAAATGTGAATTTGACGACTCCAATCAGCCTAATTCGTTTAAGCGTGAACTGATTTTTGTTATTGGCATTTATTCAGTTGAAGAAATCAGAAAACTCATCAGTATGGTTAATAATCAATCTTTAATTGTTATTATTGAGCCTAACACTTCTGTGTTTAATTATACTTTACACAATAAGGATCTATCCTTTTTTGAGTCGCCCAATATATATCTTTATGCGGATAATCTGGATAACTTGCCGTCATTTCTTGATATGTTTTTTTTGTCAGATGCAATTTTCTACTTGAAAAATATTAAATTTTACTTTACTTATTTTTACAGAGAACATGGAATTGACAGTAGCATAGCCATTGTGAGAATGATAAAAGAAATGGTCGGTTATAAAGGATTGATGTATGGAAACTCAGTAGAGGATAGCTTAATCGGATTCAGACACCATATGAAGAATTTAAAACATCTCAGCCGTTCAAAAGATATATCATTATTGAAAAATGCAATGCGCAATGTACCTGCTGTCGTTGTAGCAGCTGGCCCTTCTCTAAATAAAAATATTAAAGAATTACTTCAGTTGAAGGATAAAGCCATCATAATTGCCGTAGATACTATAGCGCAGAGGCTCTGCAATGAAGGAATAATTCCTGATTTTATTTGCTCTATTGAGCGAGGCATAGAAACATATACCTATTTTTATGAGGGCAAGACATACCCTGTTGAATCTGCGCTTGTTGGTCCGCTTGTTCTTTACCCACAGATTTTTGAAGAGTATCCTGGCGAACTGGTTATTCCCATGCGGGAAAGAGTAGGGGAATTTATTTGGCTCAAGGAGATTCTAGAACTTAAAGGGGATTATACTATAAGTATTGGTCTGTCTTGTGCTCACGTAGCTTTAGGTGTTGCTGAGCACTTAGGTGCCTCACCTATAATTCTAGTAGGACAAGACTTAGCATATGGAACCTCCGAGGAGGAAACACATGCTGGGGGGACTATATATGATGATAAGGAATTAGCGGATAGCTTGACCCCTGTTATGAAAACGTTAAAAACGGAGGGTTATAATGGTGGGGAAGTTGCTACTACAGAAATATGGAATGCCTTCCGAACCTGGCTTGAAATTGAAATTGTAAACAAACGGCTTCGTGTCATCAATGCAACTGAAGGCGGAGCGAGAATTGATAATACAGAGCAAATGCCTTTGCACGAAGTGAACGATCAGTTCTGTAACGATAGAATTAAGCCTGTAGCCGAGGTGCTGAAGGAAATAGCAAACTACCCACTAAGTGGATCTCATATGCAGCAAGTGATTAAGGAGCAGTACAAGTATTTTCTTGAGCTTAAACAACAATTTGAAAAACAACGCAAAACGGTTAAACGTCTAAAACTTAGTAAATATACGCCTGAAAGTGATTTGAAGCTGGCGTTGGATAAAATTGACCAGACAGAAAAATTTTTTAACATCGTATTAAATAATTGGTTGTTAAGACACCTATTGCAGCCTGCCACAATTAATTCAGTGTGGAACTTATATCAAATTGAACTGGTGGCCACTCCTGATAATGTTATTACAGCCAAAGATGTCAATCTTGGTTTTCTGGATATCAGTGTTTATGTTTTGAGTGAAATTGTCTCTATATTAGAAACAACCGCTAAAGAATTACAGTCATAA
- a CDS encoding flagellin has protein sequence MIINHNIPALNTHRQLSINTANTSKNIEKLSSGLRINRAGDDAAGLAISEKMRGQIRGLDQASRNAQDGISLIQTAEGALNETHSILQRQREIANQSANGTNTDADRQALQDEMNQLTSEINRIGNTTEFNTQKLLNGGIGSGESGKLTQATSAEVVASSAVTTGAITAKLTVDDITFDLSGVSAISTVDAANAEKLATALGNVTSGGTKLSSLVDIKLNGTTLTFTAKSSGSSSEIKFSGADAALGVSASLGVAQGAPSTVERAGLQGTNSLTAAATTIASQASLKFTVGSESEVEVILNSDTAAKTYKTNDADANVAKAAMNDLVKDLNAALQKAGLDSKVTASLSKDNEIQFISETGKDIKLADGAGGALAAVGTGFAAVDNVEQVVGAGAQGVGFSTKFQIGANTGQSMSLQINDVRAAALGITGNAGQAGFTKENAVTNGSNDIKSEAALNIATREDASKAIAVLDKATSLVSSERAKLGAVQNRLEHTINNLGTASENLTAAESRIRDVDMAKEMMAQTKNNILAQAAQAMLAQANQQPQGVLQLLR, from the coding sequence ATGATTATCAATCACAATATTCCGGCGTTGAACACTCACCGCCAACTGTCGATCAACACAGCTAATACTAGCAAAAATATCGAGAAATTGTCTTCTGGTTTGCGCATCAACCGTGCTGGTGATGACGCTGCTGGTCTGGCAATCTCTGAAAAAATGCGCGGTCAAATCCGCGGTTTGGATCAGGCTTCCCGTAACGCTCAGGATGGTATCTCTTTGATTCAAACAGCTGAAGGCGCACTGAACGAAACTCATTCGATCCTGCAACGTCAACGCGAAATTGCTAACCAATCCGCGAACGGAACGAACACTGATGCTGACCGTCAAGCACTGCAAGACGAAATGAACCAGCTGACATCCGAAATCAACCGTATCGGTAATACTACTGAATTCAATACTCAGAAACTGCTTAACGGCGGCATTGGATCCGGTGAAAGCGGTAAGCTGACTCAGGCAACAAGTGCTGAGGTTGTTGCTTCTAGTGCAGTTACTACTGGAGCAATCACTGCTAAGCTGACAGTAGACGATATCACATTTGATCTTTCTGGAGTTAGTGCAATCTCGACAGTTGACGCTGCAAATGCTGAGAAATTGGCTACTGCACTGGGTAATGTAACTTCTGGTGGTACTAAGTTGTCAAGTCTGGTTGACATTAAGCTGAATGGCACTACTCTTACATTTACTGCTAAATCTTCAGGATCCTCCAGTGAGATTAAGTTTAGTGGTGCTGACGCAGCTCTGGGAGTATCCGCTTCTTTAGGTGTGGCACAGGGTGCGCCTTCTACTGTAGAACGTGCTGGTCTTCAAGGTACGAACTCCCTTACAGCTGCTGCGACTACTATCGCATCACAAGCGTCGCTTAAGTTCACTGTGGGTTCTGAGAGTGAAGTGGAGGTTATTCTTAACTCCGATACTGCAGCTAAAACTTACAAAACAAATGACGCAGATGCAAACGTAGCAAAAGCAGCAATGAATGATTTGGTAAAAGATCTGAATGCAGCATTGCAAAAGGCTGGATTAGATAGTAAAGTAACGGCATCTTTGTCCAAAGATAATGAAATTCAATTCATTTCTGAAACGGGTAAAGATATCAAGTTGGCTGATGGTGCTGGCGGAGCACTGGCAGCAGTCGGTACCGGATTTGCGGCTGTTGATAACGTTGAACAAGTCGTAGGCGCTGGAGCTCAAGGCGTTGGATTCTCCACGAAGTTCCAAATTGGAGCCAATACTGGTCAATCCATGTCTTTGCAAATCAATGATGTTCGTGCAGCTGCACTTGGTATTACTGGCAATGCAGGACAAGCTGGTTTCACTAAAGAGAATGCTGTTACCAACGGTTCTAACGATATTAAATCCGAGGCTGCTTTGAATATTGCAACCCGTGAGGATGCATCCAAGGCAATTGCCGTTCTGGACAAAGCTACTTCCCTCGTATCCAGCGAACGCGCTAAACTGGGGGCTGTTCAGAACCGTCTGGAACACACTATCAACAACTTGGGAACAGCTTCTGAGAATCTGACAGCCGCTGAATCCCGTATCCGTGATGTTGATATGGCTAAAGAGATGATGGCCCAAACTAAGAACAACATTCTTGCTCAAGCTGCACAAGCAATGTTGGCGCAAGCTAACCAACAGCCACAAGGCGTACTGCAACTGTTGAGATAA
- a CDS encoding DUF2920 family protein — translation MKALCFKIKPHKDIELGFTREELDYYVTLPSEGITESTGVILTIPGFGGLANTTYQLEKLNPYLAEKYKCAVVSINYFGIYRGSDTKTDSLFIQNTEKIYGTPSTYWNDISSENDYYKKVWQLLESKGLSHLDPRCQALKITLRNEYQSFGFLPALDHLTVLGDLLKNYPLLDKKRIIAYGSSYGGYIAMLCGKFAPNTFSVIIDNSGFSRAELKHIAGREIFEPDFAVNLEFNNKSYTLHYAYNNPWTILDETSPYYFGDSHKQIRNLLTREHRVSSETRYYLFHCEEDHTASVNDKDKVAALLSNYNFTYYKRVGENDLDGVLFKEYTHAMNASLRKLFDYVADLDLKFGLAKENHENEFSNNTINTLNCGSASYVFEFKENFTLNVSLDQKIKTNYNLIHSFQLMHSIMDIFDSIEEGFDFIVNKIAEQNYNEAAIVMQDILNAHTTTTLQIDTFSMYLSNNNFHALETQLKTSLMEAVVYFNDDSWSLLENHLSERVIPHFLLWKNELHHTFIPYLNHN, via the coding sequence TTGAAAGCACTTTGCTTTAAAATCAAACCGCATAAAGATATCGAATTAGGCTTTACCCGAGAAGAACTAGATTATTATGTAACCCTCCCCTCTGAAGGTATAACTGAATCCACTGGAGTTATTTTAACAATTCCGGGATTTGGGGGGCTTGCGAATACAACCTATCAATTAGAGAAGTTAAATCCTTACCTTGCCGAAAAATACAAGTGTGCAGTAGTATCCATTAATTATTTTGGTATATATAGAGGAAGTGATACCAAAACAGACAGCCTCTTCATACAAAACACAGAAAAAATATATGGAACTCCAAGTACCTACTGGAATGACATTTCATCTGAAAATGATTATTACAAAAAGGTTTGGCAGCTGTTAGAAAGCAAAGGGCTTTCTCATCTAGATCCTCGGTGTCAAGCTTTAAAAATCACACTTCGGAACGAATACCAATCCTTTGGTTTTTTACCCGCCTTAGATCATTTAACGGTATTAGGTGACCTGCTCAAAAATTATCCTCTTCTAGATAAAAAGAGGATAATCGCCTACGGTTCCTCATACGGTGGTTATATTGCAATGCTGTGTGGGAAGTTTGCACCCAATACTTTTTCAGTCATTATCGATAACTCGGGGTTTTCTCGTGCAGAATTGAAACATATTGCAGGCAGAGAAATCTTCGAACCCGACTTTGCTGTTAATCTGGAATTTAACAACAAATCTTATACTCTTCATTATGCATACAATAATCCATGGACAATCTTGGATGAGACTTCTCCTTACTATTTTGGAGATTCTCATAAACAGATCCGGAATCTATTAACCAGAGAGCATAGAGTATCTTCGGAAACACGTTATTATCTTTTCCACTGTGAAGAGGATCATACTGCCTCGGTAAATGATAAGGATAAAGTAGCTGCTCTATTGTCTAATTACAACTTCACCTACTACAAACGGGTCGGAGAAAATGACCTTGATGGCGTTCTTTTTAAAGAATACACTCATGCAATGAATGCCTCTTTACGCAAACTATTTGACTATGTTGCCGACCTGGATCTGAAATTCGGTTTGGCGAAGGAAAACCACGAGAATGAATTTTCAAATAATACAATAAATACTTTGAACTGCGGAAGTGCAAGTTACGTTTTTGAATTCAAGGAGAACTTCACTCTGAATGTTAGTCTCGATCAAAAAATAAAAACAAATTATAATTTAATTCATTCTTTTCAACTAATGCACAGTATTATGGATATCTTCGATTCGATAGAGGAAGGTTTCGATTTTATTGTTAATAAGATTGCTGAGCAAAATTATAACGAGGCAGCTATAGTTATGCAAGATATACTAAATGCCCACACAACTACAACTCTACAAATAGATACATTTTCCATGTATCTCAGCAATAACAACTTTCATGCACTAGAGACACAGTTAAAAACCAGCCTTATGGAGGCTGTTGTTTATTTTAATGATGACTCTTGGAGCTTATTAGAAAATCATTTGTCTGAACGAGTTATTCCCCACTTCCTCTTATGGAAGAATGAACTACACCATACTTTTATTCCCTATCTGAATCACAACTAA
- a CDS encoding acylneuraminate cytidylyltransferase family protein, giving the protein MRILFTICGRAGSKGIKNKNLKDFLGYPLVFYTASVIDLFMKQNSRVDCDIVVNTDSKDLMNLIHQNLKLQIDFIDRDPALGQDYTPKIAVIQNSLEIMEERNKQNYDMVVDLDITSPLRTVADLQSLIDKKTECNADVVFSVTDSRRNPYFNMVKQSAEGYVRVIESSFNARQEAPEIFDMNASLYAYSPSFLRSGKGIFEGRCEVIRMMDTAVLDIDNENDFELMEVIAEYLFRSYEEMDIVRRNISEVTKI; this is encoded by the coding sequence ATGAGAATTTTATTTACGATTTGCGGAAGGGCTGGATCCAAAGGAATTAAGAATAAAAACCTTAAAGACTTCTTAGGCTATCCGTTGGTTTTTTATACAGCATCAGTAATTGATTTATTCATGAAACAAAACTCCCGTGTAGACTGCGATATCGTTGTAAATACAGACAGTAAAGATTTAATGAACCTAATTCATCAGAATCTAAAGTTACAAATTGATTTTATCGATAGAGATCCTGCTCTGGGACAAGATTATACGCCCAAAATAGCTGTGATACAGAACAGCCTTGAGATCATGGAGGAGAGAAACAAACAAAACTACGATATGGTAGTGGATCTTGATATCACCTCCCCATTAAGAACCGTTGCGGATTTGCAATCACTGATAGACAAGAAAACTGAATGTAATGCTGATGTAGTTTTTTCAGTGACTGATTCAAGACGCAATCCGTATTTCAATATGGTTAAGCAATCTGCTGAGGGTTATGTAAGAGTAATTGAGTCGTCCTTTAACGCCCGGCAGGAAGCTCCTGAGATTTTTGATATGAACGCCTCGCTATATGCCTACTCCCCGTCATTTCTCAGAAGCGGTAAAGGGATATTTGAAGGCAGATGTGAAGTAATTAGAATGATGGATACAGCTGTATTAGATATAGACAATGAGAATGATTTTGAACTTATGGAGGTCATTGCGGAATATTTGTTTAGGTCTTATGAAGAGATGGATATAGTGAGAAGGAACATTAGTGAAGTGACGAAAATTTAA
- a CDS encoding Gfo/Idh/MocA family oxidoreductase — MGAHYKIAIIGLGSIGRRHLFNIVKVLDARDISYSIDLIRRDFNNEITEDIKSIINDVYTDYFNVPDDYDVIFITNPTFLHFDTVKSYIPKTKHMFIEKPVFSDPAVAIQELMLNENGIYYIACPLRYTDVIQYVKHEINLSKVYSVRAICSSYLPQWRAGVDYRDTYSAHADEGGGVSIDLIHEWDYLVYLFGHPDRVENFRGKVSHLEIDSDDLSIYIAKYRNMMAEVHLDYFGIQTIRELQLFTDEDTIIADIANSRITYLKRNEMISFAESRNDYQLKEISSFFDVIEGKLSNPNDIAAAIMTLKIAKEGSL; from the coding sequence ATGGGAGCTCATTACAAGATTGCGATAATTGGACTTGGATCTATTGGGAGAAGGCATTTATTTAATATTGTAAAAGTTCTTGATGCGAGGGATATTTCTTATTCTATAGATTTGATTAGAAGAGATTTTAATAATGAGATCACCGAAGATATTAAATCAATCATTAATGATGTGTATACAGATTATTTTAATGTACCAGATGATTATGATGTTATCTTTATAACAAATCCAACATTTTTACATTTTGATACGGTTAAAAGCTATATCCCCAAAACAAAACATATGTTCATTGAAAAGCCGGTTTTCAGTGATCCTGCTGTCGCAATTCAAGAGCTAATGCTTAATGAAAATGGTATTTACTACATTGCTTGCCCTCTAAGGTACACCGATGTTATACAATATGTTAAGCATGAGATTAATTTAAGTAAAGTTTATAGCGTTAGAGCAATTTGTTCCAGCTATTTGCCCCAATGGAGAGCTGGAGTAGATTACAGGGACACGTATAGCGCTCATGCGGACGAAGGGGGCGGTGTCTCCATTGATCTTATACACGAATGGGATTATTTGGTGTACCTGTTCGGGCATCCTGACAGAGTAGAAAACTTTAGAGGGAAGGTTTCGCATCTCGAAATTGATAGTGATGATTTGTCAATATACATTGCTAAGTACAGAAATATGATGGCAGAAGTTCATTTGGACTACTTTGGGATTCAGACAATTAGAGAGCTTCAGCTATTTACGGATGAAGATACTATTATTGCAGATATCGCTAACAGCAGAATAACTTATTTGAAGCGGAATGAAATGATTTCCTTTGCAGAGTCCAGAAATGATTACCAACTCAAAGAAATCTCCTCGTTTTTTGATGTAATAGAAGGAAAGCTCAGTAATCCAAACGATATAGCGGCGGCCATCATGACTTTGAAAATTGCAAAGGAGGGGAGCCTGTAA
- a CDS encoding Gfo/Idh/MocA family oxidoreductase — protein sequence MNVVVIGLGSMGKRRIRLIKKYNNQYQIFGIDSSEERRRASEKEYGIMTFANVDELLLNNSLDCAFICTSPLSHSEIISRCLEIGLHVFTELNLVTDGYDENTMLAKENNRILFLSSTFLYRQEVKRIKQLVQESECLLNYTYHIGQYLPDWHPWENYKDYFVGAKRSNGCREIFAIELPWLTDVFGTISKVHVMKNKISSLDIDYNDNYMVMIEHIDGHKGMLAVDVVSRKAVRNFELFGEELFLLWDGSAEGIKVYDFDRKEEKKIQLYETVDQLEQYSKFVVENAYFDEIASFFAVIEKGEEPLYSFSKDKAILNLIDEIEA from the coding sequence GTGAATGTTGTAGTCATTGGACTAGGTTCGATGGGGAAAAGAAGAATCAGATTAATCAAAAAATATAATAATCAGTATCAAATATTTGGAATTGACTCCAGCGAGGAACGCAGGAGGGCTAGTGAAAAAGAATATGGTATTATGACATTTGCAAATGTAGATGAGCTGCTCCTGAACAACTCACTTGATTGTGCTTTTATCTGTACTTCTCCGCTGTCCCATAGTGAAATAATCAGCCGTTGTCTTGAAATAGGATTACATGTATTTACTGAATTGAACTTGGTGACCGACGGGTACGATGAGAACACAATGCTTGCTAAAGAAAATAATAGAATTCTATTTTTGTCTTCTACGTTTTTGTATCGGCAAGAGGTGAAGAGGATTAAACAGTTGGTTCAAGAAAGTGAGTGCCTCTTAAATTATACTTATCATATTGGTCAATATTTACCCGACTGGCATCCGTGGGAGAACTATAAAGATTACTTTGTAGGAGCCAAACGTTCAAATGGCTGCAGGGAGATCTTTGCTATTGAGCTTCCGTGGCTGACAGATGTCTTTGGAACCATAAGTAAGGTGCATGTCATGAAGAATAAAATCAGCTCGCTAGATATTGATTATAATGATAATTATATGGTGATGATTGAACACATTGATGGGCATAAAGGGATGCTTGCAGTAGATGTGGTTTCAAGAAAAGCGGTAAGAAATTTCGAACTTTTTGGCGAGGAGCTTTTTTTGCTGTGGGATGGTTCTGCCGAAGGAATTAAAGTATACGACTTTGATCGCAAAGAAGAAAAAAAGATTCAATTATATGAAACCGTAGATCAACTGGAACAATACAGTAAATTTGTGGTTGAAAATGCGTACTTCGATGAGATAGCATCTTTTTTTGCAGTTATTGAAAAGGGAGAAGAGCCTTTATATAGCTTCTCAAAGGACAAGGCCATCTTAAACTTAATTGATGAGATCGAGGCTTAA
- the csrA gene encoding carbon storage regulator CsrA, whose product MLVLSRKKGESIIIQDQIELTVLSVEGDTIKIGISAPKHVDIFRKEVYLSIQETNRESAAPVQSDLNALIDRLRGPQK is encoded by the coding sequence ATGCTCGTGTTGTCCCGTAAAAAAGGTGAATCTATTATCATTCAGGACCAAATTGAGCTGACGGTATTGTCGGTCGAAGGCGATACAATCAAAATCGGCATTTCGGCGCCGAAGCATGTTGACATCTTTCGAAAAGAAGTATATCTGTCTATCCAGGAAACTAACCGTGAATCGGCTGCACCCGTGCAATCTGATCTCAATGCTTTGATTGACCGGCTGCGCGGGCCGCAAAAATAA
- the fliW gene encoding flagellar assembly protein FliW, with amino-acid sequence MIIETLSWGKLEVQEEQLYHFPKGIPGFEEDTDFALVAMEDTAFWVLQSLKNKNLSFLLGDPFAFYRDYEFELPSAEAEELAIVEQIIVRCIITLKERVEESTINLLAPIVLNPETLKGKQVVLHNAPYHTKHSLFQEQPVIDGKDGG; translated from the coding sequence TTGATTATTGAGACACTGTCTTGGGGAAAACTTGAAGTACAAGAGGAACAATTGTATCATTTCCCCAAAGGAATTCCCGGTTTTGAAGAAGATACTGATTTCGCTTTGGTTGCTATGGAGGATACAGCCTTCTGGGTGTTACAGTCCCTCAAAAATAAAAACCTCTCATTTCTTCTAGGTGATCCGTTTGCTTTCTATCGAGATTATGAATTTGAACTTCCGAGTGCTGAGGCTGAGGAACTGGCGATTGTTGAACAGATAATAGTACGATGCATAATCACTCTCAAAGAACGAGTGGAAGAGTCCACAATCAATTTGCTGGCACCGATTGTTTTGAACCCGGAGACACTGAAAGGTAAGCAGGTGGTATTGCATAATGCCCCATATCATACGAAGCATAGTTTGTTTCAGGAGCAGCCGGTAATTGACGGAAAGGATGGTGGATGA